tttcGTTATAGGGGTCTTGGCCATAAACTTAGTCATGGGTGAGAAAGAAACCCTATTTTCCCCTACAAGACCCCATATCAACTTGTCTATCttctagaaaattattattttttttgtaaatgtagCTGGCACGTAAGGCAAAAAAATGCCTGCAGAGTTCTAGGTATGGATCGTGATGAACACATTCATGTTTCACTTCCCCTGAACACTAGGGCAGGGTTGGTGAGTGGTTTACACCCTGGATGAAGACGTGGACAGGCCTCACAGTTTCTCTGCTTGTTTTCAGGTAATTGCCctacagttatttttatttgcactGTCTTAGTTCAGGAAAATTCAAATGAGTATATagaatttaaatgaatatatagtatatagaattCAAATTCAAAGGAGTATATACAAAATTCAAACCCATTTACCCAAGCTGTCCTCTACCCTCTCGAGTGGGTACACTGCCAGAAGGAAGTTTGCATGTGGAAGGGGAGGTGGGGTCCGCTGCATTCAGCTCTCTCCCTGCTCCCCTCTTCACCCATGACCCAGCTCTCTCATGACCCAGACGGTGCCCTGGGTCAAagtgggagagaagagagaagaggtgaGGATAGACAGCAGCTCTCACTTGCTCAATGAGTTTGTCCTTCTAGGCCTCATGTGTGCTTAGAGCTGGGGGTACCCCAGTGTGACTCATCTAAGCTGACTCCTTCCTACTTTTTTGAGTTCTCTGGAGGTTCTCTGCTTGGCTGATTGCTCCCTTGAATTTTAGGTTGGACAGTTCCTAATGATTCTCTTCTTAGCCTGTGGCCACTGGGCAGTCCAtgtgcacactttttttttttttttttgagacagagtctcgctctgtcgcccaggctggagtgcagtggtatgatctcagctcactgcaacctccagctcctgggttcaagcaattctcctgcctcagcctcctgaggagctgggactacaggcgtgcgccatgacgccagctaatttttgttttttgttgtttttttttttaatagagacagggtttcaccatgttggccaggctggtcttgaacgcctgtcctcaagtgatccacccgcctcagcctcccaaagtgctgggattacaggcatgagctaccatgtccCCTCCATGTCTACATTCTTACTGTTGGAGTTTACTTGCTCTAACAAAGGACCCAGCTGGGTGGCAGCCAAGAGGACACCCTGCTGACTCACTCTCCTGCATGGCTCATGTTTGAGTGATGATCAACAGTCAGGATCCTTTGATGTGCAAACCGAAAGGGGAGGCAGATACAAGACGGCAGCTGGCTCTCGCCTGTAGCACCCATGCCTGTGGCCCTCAGGATTTCCCGGGCAGGAGTAGACCCAGTTCACCATCTACCTCACATCTGTCAAGTGTCAGTCAGTCACCAGCTAGCCCTTTGTGTGTCCAAATTGCCAAGAGGCTCCCTGAATGGAGGGGGTCCCCACAAAGCTCCACTGGTAAGGTTTGGGGCGAGAAAAGCAGCTTTCCTCCAAAGCAGGGAGAAGAGCAGACGCACATCCATGATTCCCTCCACACACATTTATTCAGAATCTGCTGTGTCTAGACGCTCCTGGTTgcaggtgctgggaatacaaacCCCTGCCTCTCGATGGCTTTGTTTCTAGTGCCAACATCTCTGTATAAAGAAACCTTTCCTTCAATCCTGCCTTTCTAATGATGGGGGAGTGAATTCCAGGGTTGCAGCATCAAGTCTAGGTGTGCTATTTGGTAAATTCTGCATATGGGAGTGGTCATTGGCTTCACACACACTCCAGAATTCAGGCGATCATACTGGGACTCAGGTGGAAAATGAGGGAGGGTGAGCCCCACTGTAACACTTTCAACCTGAAAAATGGCTCTAGTGCTGGAAACGTAGTTCTCATGGAAGGCAAATACAAAGGAGCTTCAGGAGGTGCCTAGGAACCTAGACTCTAGGTGCTCCTCATACGCCAGTCACTCACGCAGGGAGGGCCTGGATATAGCATTACAGAAATACACCGCaggatttaaaaagaaacttttttattgtggtaaaatatacataacatgaaaatgaccattgtaactattttaagtgtacaacttAGTGGCATTACATACATTCACAACGTTGTGCAACCACTAAGATTTTTTTGTAAACCGGGGAAGCTACACTGACGTTCTCAACCCCTTTTAGCAGCAGTGAGTCGCataggtttctttttttggtcttcTATGAATAATATAACACTGGAGGTATATGACAGAGTGGATAGGGCATGGGCTTGGGAGCCAGCCTGCCAGAGTGTGCAGGCAGCCTCTGTCATTTACCGGCTGCCTGCCTGGGCACAGCACATTGTCTGGGCCTCACTGTCCTCCTTGGTATAGGGAACATAATAGTGCCTGCTTCACAGCACTGTGGTGAAGATTAAATTCACATGTGTGAAATACTTGGAACAGTGCCTGACCTAGTAAATGATCAATCAATTTTAGTTTTCATTGGTGAGTGCAAAAGAAGTGTTCGTGTAGTGGGAagctcattcatttttaaaataaatcttcttTAAAAGTGTTATAATCACTTCATTTTCCTTTGTCCATTATATAAACCCTTTTTGAATACCCATGATGTGCCAAGGCATTTGAACTAAGCACTGGGGACAAACTATAAATGTTACATGAATATAAATGACTTGCCCTCAAGTGACTTACGGTCAGCTGGAGGAGGGTGGTGAGGGTGCATGCTCACAGGGGCACTGCAAGGCCTAACAGGTGCACCCACCAAAGCTTGGAGGTGGAAGGAGGGGAGTATGGTATGAGGAAACTTTTTAATCTGGTTATTTTACATGGTAAAAATCTGCAATTAACCATACTGAAAGGGAATCTTCTGAATAAGCCTCTCATCATCCTTTACTGTTTAATCAACAAGGTTTAAACTTTTCTTGGAGACTCACATGCTTGATGAATATCAGGATACAAAGCAAAATAACACCTCCAGTGGCTACTCAGCTGTGTATAGAGCTGTTTCTTCTTAAATGAATGCTTCCTGCTGAGGTTTAAAACTATTGGGTCTGCTTTCTTTGGGGTCAGGGCAGGAATATTAGCTGTTATTTCATAATGCTGCTACTCTGCTTACATTTCCAGATTTGTTATTTGCCGTTTGCTGTGGACAGGAAGATCAGGTGAGCATATTTATTAGGATTATATTTAAAGTCAGATATAAGCATATCTAGCGGTCTCACTGGAGAGGAAAGTGGAAGCATTAGTAACTGGATTTTTATGTGATTGTGTGGGGTGGGCTGTGGTGGTCTTTTAGAGGCCGATTTGCTTATTTCTTGGTACTTCGGTGGCTCTAGGTTGCATTTGATGGAATAGTGACTTCTTGGTAATTATATGGACGGAATTCTTCCCGCAGTGATGCTTTTCCAGCAAAAGGTGCTTGTCTTCTATTATTTCAATATGTGGTAGGTTTGTCCTACTTATCACTTATACTTTTatgtcacttcttttttttttttttctttgagacagggtcttgctctgtcactcaggctggagtgcagtggtacaatcacagctcactgaacactcaacctcctgggctcaagtcatcctcccacctcagcacccctaagtagctgggaccacaggggtgtgTCACCACCCGTGGATAatctttgtagtttttgtagagatggggtcacttTAACAACTACAGcagtttctctgtctctttgaTTTTGTTAGTTGCTGATATGAAGCACACCTGACATACTCCTATTTAGCCTTCAAATCCCAGCTCAAATGACCCACTCCGAGGAACTTTCTTATAAAAAATCATCTTTCTTCTGCAGAACTCTTAGATCTCTGTACTTGTATAATACTTTTAATCCTCCAACTAGAACTCAAGCCATGTGACATGTTTATGTCTATGTCTCTGTCTTCTTAGTTGTGCCATGAGTTTTCTGAGGTCAGGTACAACCATGTATCACTCCAAGTGTATTATTAAACATTTGTCACTTTCTAATTGTTAATTGTACAAAtgaatggtagttttgtttttggattttctttcttgatgACACCCATCATTAGTGGGATTTCCCCCATCCACCcgcccactcacacacacatatacgccAGCACATTGGGCTCATGtccaaaatatcaaatattgtttttctttaattgtatTAACTTGTGCCCACTTATTCAGAACTTCCTGCATTTAAGAAGTCTTGTCTGTGGCTATAGTTTATAACTATTGGTTTTGCATTTCAGTAAATATTCACTGTCTTTTGGGATGAATAACAGTTTCATGTTATTAGCTTAGCTAGGGCTGGGGTGGCAGGTTTAGGAGTTCAGCTGGACAAGAAGAAGGTGATGACAACTATGGTCAATTGTGGAGGCTAGAGGTCAAATTCCAAGATGTGGGGATACTTGTGTCTCTTTTTATCTGTCAAGCAGTCATTCCCCTGGAAATAGAATTTCTCTTCCTTCAAGGAATTACTATTTACTCACATCAGCTATGTCATTTTGTTGAAGAGATTTTCAGCGACTGCTCAGCAGCTCATGGTCCAGGCTGGAGCAACCATGATCCTTTTCTGGGATGTTTTAAAGTCTGGAAAAACGGTGGGTTGGGAGTGGTGTGTGAGGCTGGTGGTTTGCCGTAAACTTGGAGCTGCCTCCTCTTCTTATCTGAAGGAAGATTCTTCTAAGGTCAGGGGCCCAAGAAAGAGGCAGGGACCCTATAGCAGCCAGGATTCAGGCCAGCACCCCAACACTTTCCACAGAAAGATTTGTTTCAGTCTAACAAGTTCTCTGTCTAGAAAACCAATCCTCTGCTCTCCACCCAAACTTCCTGGAAACACAGTGACCTTTAAGTTGTTATTTGTATAGAATTCATTGATaactttaaaaaggtaaataatcattcttttgaattttctcatttaatccacatTTACTGAGTTCTCGCTGATGTCAGCCATCATGTTAACTAAATGCTTTAGAGAAAAGGGTCATTGAAACAGACAGACTCAAACCAAGTGACTTACTGTCTAGCACAAGGGGATAAACCCAGATCTGTGCATGCCTAACACCACAACGCAAGGCATAACGTAATACTATTTACGTTATGTTTAATTTGTGAGTTTGGTAGATGGATGATTTTCAGCTGAGGAAGATCAGGGTTGGCTGTATTTGAGATTCTTCTAAAGTGTGGGTGGCTCCATCAGGTCAGGTTGATTCACCTGCATTCCAGATGTCAGGCAGGTGTAGGATATCCTGTGCACACAGCCATTCAACATGTTTTAATGCCTTCACATCGCTTATGTTGAAAGCACTTGTTTCCAAGGTTCAAGGCAGAGACGACTAAGGGAAGAAAACAATGCTTggtcattactttaaaaaaatgcaatatgaTCCTCTACAAATCAAACATGCTCTTAATatactattttattgttttgaaggTCTTAAAACATTTTGTGGGAGGTTGAAATAAGTATTTTTGGTAGGACTTAGAGAGTACTGAATGGTATTTGTATCTAGAATTTAGGTATTAGTGAGCTTTTAGAGAAGATACTAGGTTCTCAGAGAAAAGCCAGGTTAATATAAGTTGGTGAGGACCAAGGCACCCaataaggaaggagagaggactgGCCGGCTGACTTAGATTTGGAAGCCCATATGAGTGGAAGAACCAGCAGTTACCAAAAACAATGAGAGAATCAGGAGGCAAAGCTAGAAAGATTGGCAGAAAAATGGTACCAAACTTAAGGGTAGAATTGACAAATGCTGGAATTTCTGACATGTCTTTGGTGAACATGAAATCAAGGTGATCCGAGACATCGACCTCACTTACACAGGGCAACAAATGACTAATTAACACCATTAGGTGAGCAAAatacacacaatatatccatatataatgTCGAGCAGTAAGGTGAGATGAAAAAGAGTAAAACTGGGAAAATGAGAGTGGAAAATTCTATATCAGATGAAAAATTTAtggaaggtctttttttttttttttttttgaaatgaggtcttgctcttgtcacccaggctggagtgcaatggtgcaatctctgctcactgcaacctccatctcccgggttcaagtgattctcccgcctcagcctccctagaagctgggattacaggtgcccaccaccacacccggctgatttttttgtatttttagtagagacagggtttcacaatgttggcccatgttggccaggatggtctggaactcctgacctcaggtgatccacccacctcggcctcccaatgtgctgggattacaggcgtgagccaccgcacctggccagaaggtGTTTTTTATGAAATGCAGAAATCTGTGTGAAGTGAGGGAGTGAGCCATAATAATTGAAGATGGGTAGAGGGGGTGTACTTGGTATATAGCAAGGATGCCAGTGTAGCAGAAATGAGTAGCAAGGAGGGTAGGGTAGGCTGGTGGGGAGGGTATGGAAAGGTCTTTAGAGAGGCAGCCAGAGGCTACACTGGGGACTTGCAGGGGCTGCTAAAATTTTTGGTATTACACTAAGTGTGATGAGAAGCCATTGGCGGGTACTGAGTAGAGGGATGACATGACTAGACTTAACACCTGAATGGGATCATCCTGGCTGGTGTAGGGTGTAAGCTCAAGAATGAGAAGCAGGGAGACGGGAAGTTGTTTTGACAGTTTCGTGCATTATAATGGTGGTTTGAATTGGGTTGGTGGGGACGGAGGTGAAAAGGTGTAGTGAAATGTGGTGAATATTTTGAAAGTacatttgaaagaaatttttGTATACTGAACGTATGATGTGAAGTCAAGGATGACACTTAGGATTTTGGCTTAAAcaactaaatgaatgaacaactgGTTTACTGACATCATGAAGATTTGATCATCCTTTCAATATTTGCTCAAATTTGATAAACCTGCATTTCCCCTCATTCATTTTCAGTTGGCAGATGCACCTTGCCACTGATGGCTGTCAGTGGCCACCGGCGCACTGCTCTATCTGATGTCTGTGTCTCCATCTCTCTTCCACTTGGTTGCCAGCAGCTGAGAGGAATTCATCCTTTCTGCAttccattattttataattttatggcaGAGGATGTAGCCAAAGTTAGAAAGAAGGTGTTTTTCCTGGACCCATTGAAAATGCATTGGGTTAACTGAAGATCACGAGCAAGTTTCCCTTCAGGGACTGGTCAGCTTTGGAGGTCATTGAAACCGGGAAGGAATCTTACGTGGCTACCCAATTTAGCAAGCAaacgtatttttttttatttttcagaaacaatTAACTGAGAGGACACATCTAGCCTTGTGGCCCTTTTCTCCTTTATCCATGCCGCTTCGCTGTCTGAATTATTCTACACCGTTTATACAAAACCCATAGCTTTTATGCTGTCCTTCGAGTACCGATGCACTTTATCACACCTGGTAGAAATTTACTAgtcataaatggaattatttaggGGATTCTGTACAAATCTAGACAGTCTTTAACTCGAGAACTTATGAAGAAGGTTTATGATGATCATAAGGCTTATGATTATCTTGACTGTGGCAATACACAAACTTGCGTTGTCATTCTGACAGGTGAAGACCAAAAATGAAAGCATATCGACAACCACATTTCTTCAACGTGGTAAGTTCCTGgagattattgttttaaaaatgtgcttgCTGCCTGCCACTCTGCCACCAAAAATAGCCAGTCTGAAGGGGCTAAGTGTAAGAGGACATTCCTGGAAACTAGTTCATCAGAGACCATTTGTGACAAAAcattcttgaattatttttcactACCTTCTCTCTCTGGCAAATGAAACCAATTTCTGTCAAAAGAGGTAGGTCTTCTTTAAGAATCAAATATACTTCTTACTGCCAAAACGTGAAATGGAAAAACGAACTTAAGCTAGTAGTTTATCTCAGCCATTACAGAGTATCTAACTATTAGTGGGAATCAATGGCGCCAAACACACAATGTACTACAATACTATTTTAGGAGGCAGAAGAAAGGATTGGAAGAAAAAGTTATTGGCATTTGAACCAGAAAATCTGGTCAGGGAACACAGAAGTTCTTTGTTAATAGTTCTAtaaccttgaacaagttattttGCCTTTCTGATCCTGGGTCTTCGGCTATGAAACGCTGCCAAAAATGACTGCTCTGTGTCTTTGTGTCAAAGACTGAAAGCGTCACATCAGTGAAAATTCGGATAGACACACTGCCGCATATAAATCCGGTGCTTTATGATCTCACACTGCACGGATTTGGAAACTACTGCATGTGCACGATTCTCAGCCTAGTTCCCTGCAggtgagggattttttttttttttttccggaaaGAAAACTGTTAGCTCTGCCCTGAAATGAGTCCCACAGAGGTTTTGCAGGGTGGAGTTACCGAGAAATTGACTTCGGGGTGAGTAAAACTAAGATCCAGGGAAGGCTGCAGCCACTTTTCCAGGGTAAGGGACGGTGTCATTTGCTTCCTCATGCGGCGACGACGAAAGTGATTATAAGCCACAGAACGTGGCGCCAGGGTTCACTAGTATAAACCATTTCAGGAGACGAAGCTCCGACCTCCCAGGCACCAAGATCTTTACCAACAACCCGGGATGCTCACTGCAGGAGGGAGCGGGTGAGGAGGACACAGGGATTCGAGGGCGGGACAGACAGGGAGAGGACACAGGTTCCAGAGacttctgttttaaggctctcgGGGATCCCTGAGAGTGCCCTTGAGGGCTCCAAGCGCGGGGAGCGAGGGCCTGGAAGTGGCGGTTACAGTCCCGGGTCCCGTGCCCTTTCCCGCTCCACTGCTCAGCCAGTTCGGGCGCGCCCAGGGCACCCGCCTCGCGCACCCTTAAGCCCACGCGGGTCTCGGCTCAGACTGTTGCGCCCCACCGGCCCGCGCCACATCCCACCGGCCCATCCAGTAACGGTTTCTGGACCCGCggcctctcccctgccccctaCTTCCCAGCTCACGAGAGCCGCAGCGCTGCGCCGTTTGGAGAGGGGTCATCCGCCCCGGAACCGACGTGAGCGCGGGGCCGGCCCGTGGAGGCGGCTGAGGGATCCCCCACTTCCAGCCCGCCCGCTCGGAGCCGAACTCCGAACTCCGTCCCGCTGATCCGCGCCCCCAACCCACCCCGCGCCCGCGCCCTGTCACCCCCGCCGCGCCGCTCCTCCCTCCCGCCCCCTCGCTTCCCCGGCCCCCCCTTCCGCGGCGCGGCTCTCACGCGCAGCCGAATTCGGCGCCGCCTCCATCAGAGCCGAGCCGGCGGCTCCACCGAACGGCCGCGCCTGCCGCCGCCGCAGCTGCAGAACCTTCCGCATCCCCTCCCCGTCCCGCCCCCTAGCCCCAGGCGTCCGGgccccctccctccttttcccctctccctcccgccCCCTCCGCGCTCTCTTTCCCTGCAGCCAGAGCCCGGCCCGCCAGCCGGGCCGGCAGGAGGGCGGCGGCGGCACAACCATGAGCTTTGAGGGCGGCCACGGCGGCAGTCGGTGTCGCGGGGCGGAGAGCGGGGACGCCGAGCCTCCCCCGCAACCTCccacgccgccgccgccgccgacgCCGCCGCCGGGAGAGCCGGCCCCGGTCCCCGCGGCCCCGCGCTACCTGCCGCCGCTGCCCGCGTCCCCCGAGACCCCCGAGCGCGCCGCGGGGCCAAGCGAGCCGCTAGGGGAGGTGGCCCCGCGGTGCAGGGGAGCGGACGAGCTGCCGCCTCTGCCGCTGCCCCTGCAGCCCGCCGGCCAGGAAGTGGCGGCGGCCGGCGACTCCGGGGAAGGTCCGAGGCGCCTCCCGGAGGCGGCAGCAGCGAAAGGCGGCCCCGGGGAATCTGAGGCCGGCGCGGGCGGCGAGGGCGAGCGGCGGGGCGCCGGAGACCAGCCCGAGACGCGCTCGGTGTGCAGCAgccgcagcagcagcagtggcggCGGCGACCAGCGCGCTGGGCACCAGCACCAGCACCACCAGCCCATCTGCAAGATCTGCTTCCAGGGCGCCGAGCAGGTAAGGCCCGGCGAGACCCCGAGGCAGCCGGTGGCGGCTCCAGCTCGCGCCGGTCAAGCTTTCAGCACCACGGACAGCGCACGCATACCTCCCAGTTTGCCTCCAGTAAGGCTCGTCTGGTTCTGCCCTGTGAGCGCTGGCTCCAATatgccttcccctttcccttcctgtGAAGGCAAATAAAAATGTCCCAGTGGTGAATACTGGGTTTAATTTCATCtacactttctttttccttcctggcTTAGGAGCTACATGTTCCTCAGGTGCTTAAGTGATAATGCCAAAAGCGGCTTTTGTGAATTATTCGATGGATTTTGGTTTATGCTTAGAAGCAAACCTGTCAGATGTAAGGTGAAGTCCGTTTTCCACAGATGTATCTTGAGACAGATGTCATATCACAACCAGAAAGGGCAGAGTCTTTCCTTACTGCAAATTTGGGTGACTTAATCTCACGGATGTGAAAAGCGTGTGATAGTTTTTACAGGAGAAATAGGAATGGACTTTGAAAGAAAGGCTATTATGCCAACAATTTATATTTTGTCAGCAAcacaattctaaaattataaacaCCATTGTAGGTGCATGCAAACTTATATGAGAGTAATCATGCAGAGGAAATGATAGCATATGTCCCTTACAAATGTGTGGTCTGATGAAAGATTAGatgtaatgtttttaaaagtaaggaAATTGCATAAGAATATACAGGCTTTCAGGAATATAGTGCCCTAAGTCAATATTTATGatgctacattaaaaaaaaaagcataatgcCGCTTTCTGGGATGCCATGCGTTTCTTCTTTAGCAATGATTAAGAATAACTGCAGAGGAAATGCATCTGACCATCCACTTAAAAGTTATTAAAGAGATTTAATAGTACAGCTTTCCCCCACGGGTATTGGGAGCTATATCTTGCAGACATTTTGTATGTTGGTAGAACATTTATGTCATAACTCTAAGCAATATCTTTGAAATAGTTTTAAGACTTAGTTTCATTCCCATCAGaggtataaaattttaatttcatttcctaTGATAGAACCTGATGCTGTATCCTGAGTAAATggctttgaaagaaaagaaaggaagcattaggtttttaaaatagagacacagacacaaataTTCACACTGAGCTGTTTTCTTTTTAGGGTGAGTTGTTGAACCCCTGCCGATGTGATGGGTCAGTTCGGTATACACATCAGCTGTGCCTGCTAAAGTGGATCAGCGAGAGAGGTTCCTGGACCTGTGAACTTTGCTGTTATAGATACCATGTTATAGCCATTAAAATGAAACAACCTTGCCAGGTAAGCAGTTTCAACgtttatttttcctgaaataaTTTTGTTAACATGAATGCACTTAAGCTTAGTTATTACTAAGGATATTTACTTATGctacttaaaaacattttgtgaaaATTACACTAAAACCAAGATTTAGAATTTGTAAACATGTGTTTTTGAGAAAACCATGACATTTTATGTGAGAAACTCAAAAGACATTTTAATCGAATGgtttcctttattaattttttacttattGATAAAATGATACCAGTCTTTTTTCTAAAAAGGCAAGTTGGTAAAATGACTTGTACCACACTTAAATCAATTTTATTCATTAGAAATGttacacaattgattttattaatattttgttaacttAAGCATTTAAGCTCTAATGGGCTCCATTTATGGAGAACAGATACAAGTAAAACAAAACTTCACTGGTGTGAAAACTTTGGTTGAACCTATTAGTTCTAATCTGAATGTTATTTCCACTTAACCAGGCTTTCTTTATCATGTGATGTTCTTTCGCAGTTAAATTTTGGctgattttcttctttgctgtGTTCGACTACATAGTGGATGCAGAAGTATTCCCAACTGTTACTCTCAATAATACTACTGAACTAGTATTCTTACATATTCTTAAACTTTTTGTGTATAATCACATaataacataatacacataaatctacaaatgccctggAAAATAGGCCTAAAATTTATCGTGAAACAGATTCAGGTTCTTTGAACAGACAGGTAGAATATAAAACATTAAGAATGACATCTTAAGGAAAAGCAGAATAATGTGCAATTAATGTTATCTGGTAGGCTGAAGTTAAGTAGACATAAAAGAATAGGGTTCAAAACAGAGACAAAGgagtaatagaaataaaaagaatagggaATTGCAAAGTTGGGAGGGGGAAAAGTAATAAATTCTCGTGTTCCTTGTTGCTATCTAAGTCACCCAATTTGGTTTTTATTCAGCAATGCAATATAGGTGGAACTACCAGTGTTTGCAGAAGGAACCTGGAAGCTGAATTACTAGTGCAttcataatttaaatttcatagtttaaaatttttgtatccTTTATATAGTTTGCAATTAATTTGCATCTCTGATAGTCTCCATTTAATGCATGATTAGCaaccacaaaatgaaaatatgtatttctcaAGCTGACCTAGGGCTTGTGAATAATTGGAAAGAGAAAGCATAAATAATATGGATGAGTGATATTATCATGCTGAAGACAGGCACAAACCTGACACCTTTTCCAAGAACCTCTGATTGAACTACTTGGGTATCAATTTATGAATCCATCATAGTTGTCTTGAAAAACAGATGAAACCATTTTCAAAGACTAGCATATAGGTAGTATAATTGGATCTACAACAGTTTTATCAATAGAAGTATGTGGGAAAATAAGAAATGAGAGAGTTTTGGGCTCTAGAGAAAAGTTCCATGAGAAGAGCTATGGTCAGACACTCATTGGCTGGCTGAAACAGAAGACTATTTCAAGAGCTTGAACTTATGGCAACTATATGTTAATTCATTTAGGATGATTAATTTTGAAGTAAATAGAGATAAGTACTtgatggacattttaaaataggaGATCAAGAGctggggcaaaaaaaaaatactatttactAATTTTAATCCTATAGCAAAAAGAATTGGTTACTACTGTCTcttgcttcatttaaaaaagattcaatagttatttttaaaaagtaactcccAAACTGTACATATGATTTTCCTTTTCCCCAAAAAGAACTAAAACCCAAAAACTAATCTGGTACTACTACCATATTTAGGATTAATTTTATTATGACATCTGTAAATACTACTATTATCTGTAACCTGATCTGATTGTTGTAGTGACCTACAAAATCATATGTAGAAACAAAGTTGATATGAATGTGATGATGATAGCTCAGAACAGCTGGAGATGAAATAACTTTCCAGGACTACATCATATACACATGTATCTGTGTGAGGCCAATCCCTTGTGAATAGGTGGTTTCTTGGatgtagaacagaacagagaacaaatattaatattcacAAATACTTTGCTACacactgttctaaatgctttatatatatgGATACTGATAT
The sequence above is a segment of the Gorilla gorilla gorilla isolate KB3781 chromosome 19, NHGRI_mGorGor1-v2.1_pri, whole genome shotgun sequence genome. Coding sequences within it:
- the MARCHF11 gene encoding E3 ubiquitin-protein ligase MARCHF11; this encodes MSFEGGHGGSRCRGAESGDAEPPPQPPTPPPPPTPPPGEPAPVPAAPRYLPPLPASPETPERAAGPSEPLGEVAPRCRGADELPPLPLPLQPAGQEVAAAGDSGEGPRRLPEAAAAKGGPGESEAGAGGEGERRGAGDQPETRSVCSSRSSSSGGGDQRAGHQHQHHQPICKICFQGAEQGELLNPCRCDGSVRYTHQLCLLKWISERGSWTCELCCYRYHVIAIKMKQPCQWQSISITLVEKVQMIAVILGSLFLIASVTWLLWSAFSPYAVWQRKDILFQICYGMYGFMDLVCIGLIVHEGAAVYRVFKRWRAVNLHWDVLNYDKATDIEESSRGESSTSRTLWLPLTALRNRNLVHPTQLTSPRFQCGYVLLHLFNRMRPREDLSEDNSSGEVVMRVTSV